ACCGTGGGGACATCATGCGCGTCCCGGCGCACAGCGGGTTGCGGCGCTGCGCCGGAGGAGATTGACCTGAAGTGGCGATCCGCCGTTCCTGGTCTTCACGCGCTCTTTCCAAAGGGGACCCGAGGTCCCGTCAGCCGATCAGCGCCACAGCGCTTTCGGTATCCAATCTGGCTGGTCAGTTCCGTCGATCTGCGGACATGTCCGAAAGAAGCGACCGGGTACCGCAGACATGATCCGCGGCTCCGTGCTGACGACACCAGCGTCGGCTAGGTTGGTGCATAGAGGATTTCCCCGGCCGCTCCAAGCAAAATCGCGCGAATGACCGCGCTTTTTCAGTGGAGGGCGAAGATCAGCGCGCGCGGATGACCTCCGAGATCGTGCCGCGTTGCACGCGCGACCCAGCCTGCCTCGCGCATGAGCGCGACCACGTCCGCCTCCTGCCCCGCCCCGATCTCCAGCACGAGTAGGCCGCCGGGCGCCAGATGCTCGCCGAGGGTCAGCGCGAAGATGCGATAGGGCTCCAACCCGTCGATGCCGCCGTCCAGCGCGAGCAACGGATCGTGCTCGCGCACTTCGCGGGCGAGCCCGGCGATCTCGCGGCTGGGGATATAGGGCGGGTTGGACAGGATGAGGTCGAAGCGGCCGTCGAGCCCTTGCGTCCATCGGCCCTGGCGAATCTCGCAGCGCCCGCCGACACCATTGGCCAGCGCATTGGCGCGGGCCGTCTCGCAGGCGCCGGGCGAGAGATCGAGCCCCAGACCTTGAGCGGCAGGGCATTCGTCGAGCATGGCGATGAGCAGACAGCCTGTACCCGTTCCGAGGTCGAGGATGGCCAGCGGCTCGGTTCGGCGCGGCCCCAACAGCGCGAGAGCAGCCTCGATCAGCGTCTCGCTGTCGGGCCGAGGTTCCAGCGTCTCCGGCGACAGGCGGAACGGCAGGCCCCAGAACTCGCGCTCGCCGATGACCCGCCAGAGCGGCTCGCCAGAGAGCCGGCGCATCGTGAAGTCTTCGAGACGCGCCATGCCCTCGGGCGCGATCGGCAGCGAGGGATCGGCTGTGGCGCCTGCGACCTGCTCGACGAGCCAGCGCGCCTCGAGCGCGGCATTGTCGAGGCCGGCCTCCGTCAGCCTCCGCACAAGCTGACGCCGCACCTCCCGGAGGGGAGATGCGGCGTCGAAGCCGTCGGTCGCCGCAGGGCGAGCGGTCAGTTGCCCTGCATCTTCTGATTCATGCAGAAGCGCATCTTGGTGCGGATCGACGAGCCGCTCTCGCCCGAGCCGCGCATCTCCGACTGGCAGGCGCGGCGCGCCTGGGCCTGCGTCATCGCCTTGTTGATGCGGGCGGGCTCGCCGGTCGTCGCGCGCTTGAGGCCGCGCTCCATCGAGCGCTCCACGCGCTCCGCCGTCT
This portion of the Bosea sp. OAE506 genome encodes:
- the prmC gene encoding peptide chain release factor N(5)-glutamine methyltransferase, with translation MRRQLVRRLTEAGLDNAALEARWLVEQVAGATADPSLPIAPEGMARLEDFTMRRLSGEPLWRVIGEREFWGLPFRLSPETLEPRPDSETLIEAALALLGPRRTEPLAILDLGTGTGCLLIAMLDECPAAQGLGLDLSPGACETARANALANGVGGRCEIRQGRWTQGLDGRFDLILSNPPYIPSREIAGLAREVREHDPLLALDGGIDGLEPYRIFALTLGEHLAPGGLLVLEIGAGQEADVVALMREAGWVARATRHDLGGHPRALIFALH